A genomic segment from Plasmodium knowlesi strain H genome assembly, contig: PKNH_00_7, whole genome shotgun sequence encodes:
- a CDS encoding SICAvar, type I (fragment), protein MAAAVGTAGTTGGTMLMFEEWLKKVLKDGTLKADPGGEDIMATLKADLEDAWGKLSGSLTRQESYEIRNLCDKESWGGNAVEGQYKKILCQAILEIRYFMSGVETRRKDGVQEDEVTVEDLTDEEERRRCVVGAAALSTIYDDHCKLKDVIGVMEKNITSAVDTTLGDHLSKKNRSLQDQLDKCKRITLEELILGRAVLRDTIKQWRVDRRNERKGWRVGGTLWDDWKRVCPDGKPNANAEQMQKAQKEAKEANKSSLASSVKVGTATTAPTAGEPTMADILSNDDLTLELATIEKALEGVIKGDTVDPTELVKAMEKIKEASKEKA, encoded by the exons ATGGCAGCAGCAGTTGGTACCGCGGGTACTACTGGTGGTACGATGCTCATGTTTGAGGAGTGGTTGAAGAAAGTGTTGAAGGATGGAACTTTGAAAGCAGATCCGGGGGGGGAGGACATTATG GCAACGTTGAAGGCAGATTTGGAAGATGCATGGGGGAAATTGAGCGGCAGCTTAACAAGGCAGGAGTCCTATGAAATACGTAATCTCTGTGATAAGGAGAGCTGGGGGGGGAATGCTGTCGAGGgacaatataaaaaaatattgtgcCAAGCTATATTAGAAATAAGGTATTTCATGAGTGGAGTGGAGACGAGGAGGAAGGACGGGGTACAGGAGGATGAGGTCACTGTTGAGGACCTTACCGATGAGGAAGAGCGTCGGCGCTGCGTTGTCGGAGCTGCTGCCCTATCTACCATTTATGATGATCACTGTAAATTAAAGGATGTCATTGGAGTAATGGAGAAGAACATAACGTCTGCAGTTGACACTACATTAGGGGACCACTTAAGCAAGAAGAACAGGAGCCTTCAGGACCAGTTGGATAAGTGTAAACGAATTACTCTGGAGGAGCTGATCCTAGGCAGAGCAGTACTTAGGGACACAATCAAACAGTGGAGAGTGGACCGAAGGAATGAGCGGAAGGGTTGGAGGGTAGGGGGAACTTTATGGGATGATTGGAAACGGGTTTGTCCGGACGGGAAGCCAAATGCGAATGCAGAACAAATGCAGAAAGCGCAGAAGGAAGCGAAGGAAGCTAATAAAAGCAGTTTAGCATCTTCCGTTAAAGTTGGAACTGCCACCACTGCCCCCACTGCGGGAGAACCAACCATGGCAGACATATTGAGCAACGACGACTTAACTTTAGAGTTGGCCACAATAGAGAAGGCACTTGAGGGTGTAATAAAGGGTGACACTGTGGACCCCACTGAACTGGTCAAGGCAATGGAGAAGATAAAGGAAGCATCTAAAGAAAAAGCAG